The nucleotide sequence GATGACTGCTCCGGCGCCATCGCCGAAGGCTGCCTGGCTAATGAGCCTGTGTGGGTACGCCTCCTCGGGCCCGCGGAAGTTGACGACCGTGAGCTCGACGCAGGCCACAAGCACGCGCGCCCCGCGGTTGTTCTCAGCCATGTCCTTGGCGAGGCGCAGGGAAGCGGCACCAGCGGAGCAGCCGTTGAGGTTGAGCATCGTCCGGCATACGGACGCGTGGAGGGCGAGGAGAGAGGCCAGGCGGAGGTCGACGCCTGGGGCGTGCATGCCGGAGTTGGTGCTGACGATGAGGTGGGTGATGTCGGTGGCCGGACGGCCCCACTTGGCTATGGCCTTGGCTGCAGCTGATGCCGCCAGCTCCGGGGCTGCAGCAGCGGCGATGTCGAGCCGGGCGTCCAGGGATGGCTTGTCGTGGTAGAGGAATTCAGGGTGGGCGTCCAGCAGCTCCTCTGTGTGATGGAAGTAGCGCATCTCCGTTGATGTCATCTCGCCTGATCATCATACAAACCAAGTTTGGACCGTACATCATCGTTAGGTATGTATAAACAAGTTTGGACTACTAGTCTACTACTATATTTGCATGTATTCTTTTCTTTCTGCTTACAGAAGGTCTTGAGTTGTTTTTTGAGGCCAGTGAGGTGTTGGCTCTTGGTGACGCGGAAGTAGTAGTCCGGGTACTCCTCCTGGGACACGCAATTGGGCGGGTTCGCCGTGCCGACCGCGAGGATGGCTGCAGGCCCGTCTGCACGCTGCAAACGCCGGATCTCCCGCACCGATGACAGTGTGCTGCTGCTGCCCATGATCTCGGAACCTAGAAGTAGAATTGTTTGGGAGAGTATAAAGTATGACAGTACAAGCTTCACCGAGGGTGGACTGTATAGGCTAAAAAAATATGAATTACAAGTTAACTAGGAAAACAGAAAGATGCAAGCAACCGAGCAAGAACAGACGGGGGGATACCTAATTAAGAAGAGAGCACTCAGCGAGACGACGAAGGAGAGGGAGAAAAGTGTTTCGATCGGGATGTTTGTTCTAGCCGATGAGAATGATTGAACAACAAGGTGACAAGTATTTATAAGGACGGGAGCCGAGCAGGGAAGAGATGACCATGGATGGTAGTGTACACAAACAATCTTTACCAAAGGAGAGGTACAACTTATCATTATAGTTTCACAACAACACATAGTCAGCTAGGGCTCAATTGGCCCCTTCAATATTAAACAGTCAAATTTCTAACATGTGGAAAGACAAAACCGTGTGCTGGTATTTATGGAAAGACAAAAAGGGATACGAAAGTCAATACAAAGGATCTTTGCCAGAGGTGAGGTACAACTTATCATTATAGTTTCACAACAACCCATAGTCAGCTAGTCTAATATGTAGTCTAATATGATGACCATGCTAGAGGTGCTGGTATTCACACTAGTACATCACCACAACTATTGTCATTGCTTCACCTTACACCATGTTTGCAAGCGAGTATTATTTTGTCGTGATTGGGTAGTCCGCAATGATTGGATCCACAAATATTTTTGTACACATAAGTTGTTAATTTATTGATTGGCTTTGTCATTGACCTACAGCTTCGGTGAAACAGGGAGATGAGCATCTGGTGTACTCTAAGGATAATATGCGTCCAGTGTTCAACACGTCCTTTTGTAGTTGCCCGAGCATTCATCTAAAAAATCAGTCGCTATTTATGAATGATATTTGGCAAAGGTATGTAGATAATTATTTGAACTAATTATGCAATGTCAATAATGTAACGTAACAATTACCTAATAGGTATCAAAATTGCATTGCTAAACATTTGGAAAAAATTCCAAGAGAAAtatatttttttgcggggaaaTTCCAAGAGAAGTTGACAATCACCTATCAGCAAAAGGGAAATATATAACTAAAATCTTAAGGAGTACTGGAGGATCATAATTACCTTTTCAAATGACCATAAAATCAAAAGTAATATGTCAAAATTAAATAAGAAAGTATCTGTGCTTCATAGATAAAGAGTATACGCCGATCGCAGTAAGCCATCGCCAGTTCACCATTGACTCGGAGCTTAATAGCCATACAAACTAATATTATGATCTTTTTTCTTGAGAGATTTTAGAGGGAAGTGGTTCAATTAGTTTGTTGTGCATTAGTGGATGAACTTTGTTTTGTTTGAGTTAACTATTTTGTTACTTTTTGCTCGAGAACTTTTAGGGTGGGAAATAGATCTGAGCGTGTGGACGAACCATCACTGCCACCAACTGATGTTCAATAAATAGTAATGATAGTGGCGACACACAATTGTTCTATGTCAAGCATACCACAAGGATATATCACAACTGGAATGATGTTTATAGATCAATTTCATGTCTCTCACGTTTTCAACAACATGAACAAAGATATGACATCATCCTGAACAACTAAAATTGAATTAATGCATACCAATTGGTTTCCTTGGTGTACCTATTTAGGATGTGCTCTATGTAAATGGTCTGGGCAAAACCTTTGTGATAGAATGTTGGTTTTGAATTCTTCAACACTAGGTTACAATCTCAATATTTGTTTCGAATGAGAGAGGAGTGTTTTTTAAGAGAAAAGACCTTTTGGCATAAGAACGCGCTTGATAAGTTGACAGTCTCAACTGAACCATATGTCCACAATACACCCACTTGATAGTTTCCAATTTCTTTGTTAATATTATGTAGAATATACTATGCAGTTGAATATGCCCTTCAATATTCAGAAAGTTTTATAATTTGGCAAGTACTACAGATTCATTGACTCACAAACTCTTTCTGGTATTCATGTAGAGACAAAAATGATACAAAAGTCAGAAGCAAGATTCTTCACCAAGGTGAGGTAGAACTACTTACTTAATTAGGACGACAACTTAAGCAGTCAGTCCGTAAGATGACCTTGCACACACTTGTATAGTAGTACAACACCACACCTAAAACCTTCTAGCACATGCAAGCCATGACTTACCTAGTCAGGCACATTTGTTGATTGTGTTGTTATTAAGTTTATTCACGCTAGTATTGTAGTACATCACGACAACTATAACCTTCTAGCAGATGCCTCCACATTCCATATCACCACATGGAAAGCCTCCACATCATCAAGAACATGCAAGCCTTCGACATCATCTGAAGCTAGTAGGCCACGAGCTACTATGACGTGCAGCCACCCTCTATATATACAGCGAGAATTTGGAGCTCATTTTTCTCATATATTTTAAATATCAGTTTTGTCAAATTTACACTACCACGACATCACCAAGTACATGTCGAATCATGTACATTACAAATTTGAAGTTTTTATTTTTTGGCAATAAAAGATATGACCAATGCTAGAAGGTCGCAAGACACtacaacgtgcaagtcaccataTAACGCTAGTGTGTGTGTNNNNNNNNNNNNNNNNNNNNNNNNNNNNNNNNNNNNNNNNNNNNNNNNNNNNNNNNNNNNNNNNNNNNNNNNNNNNNNNNNNNNNNNNNNNNNNNNNNNNNNNNNNNNNNNNNNNNNNNNNNNNNNNNNNNNNNNNNNNNNNNNNNNNNNNNNNNNNNNNNNNNNNNNNNNNNNNNNNNNNNNNNNNNNNNNNNNNNNNNNNNNNNNNNNNNNNNNNNNNNNNNNNNNNNNNNNNNNNNNNNNNNNNNNNNNNNNNNNNNNNNNNNNNNNNNNNNNNNNNNNNNNNNNNNNNNNNNNNNNNNNNNNNNNNNNNNNNNNNNNNNNNNNNNNNNNNNNNNNNNNNNNNNNNNNNNNNNNNNNNNNNNNNNNNNNNNNNNNNNNNNNNNNNNNNNNNNNNNNNNNNNNNNNNNNNNNNNNNNNNNNNNNNNNNNNNNNNNNNNNNNNNNNNNNNNNNNNNNNNNNNNNNNNNNNNNNNNNNNNNNNNNNNNNNNNNNNNNNNNNNNNNNNNNNNNNNNNNNNNNNNNNNNNNNNNNNNNNNNNNNNNNNNNNNNNNNNNNNNNNNNNNNNNNNNNNNNNNNNNNNNNNNNNNNNNNNNNNNNNNNNNNNNNNNNNNNNNNNNNNNNNNNNNNNNNNNNNNNNNNNNNNNNNNNNNNNNNNNNNNNNNNNNNNNNNNNNNNNNNNNNNNNNNNNNNNNNNNNNNNNNNNNNNNNNNNNNNNNNNNNNNNNNNNNNNNNNNNNNNNNNNNNNNNNNNNNNNNNNNNNNNNNNNNNNNNNNNNNNNNNNNNNNNNNNNNNNNNNNNNNNNNNNNNNNNNNNNNNNNNNNNNNNNNNNNNNNNNNNNNNNNNNNNNNNNNNNNNNNNNNNNNNNNNNNNNNNNNNNNNNNNNNNNNNNNNNNNNNNNNNNNNNNNNNNNNNNNNNNNNNNNNNNNNNNNNNNNNNNNNNNNNNNNNNNNNNNNNNNNNNNNNNNNNNNNNNNNNNNNNNNNNNNNNNNNNNNNNNNNNNNNNNNNNNNNNNNNNNNNNNNNNNNNNNNNNNNNNNNNNNNNNNNNNNNNNNNNNNNNNNNNNNNNNNNNNNNNNNNNNNNNNNNNNNNNNNNNNNNNNNNNNNNNNNNNNNNNNNNNNNNNNNNNNNNNNNNNNNNNNNNNNNNNNNNNNNNNNNNNNNNNNNNNNNNNNNNNNNNNNNNNNNNNNNNNNNNNNNNNNNNNNNNNNNNNNNNNNNNNNNNNNNNNNNNNNNNNNNNNNNNNNNNNNNNNNNNNNNNNNNNNNNNNNNNNNNNNNNNNNNNNNNNNNNNNNNNNNNNNAAGTTCATTTTGAACACATGCTTACTACTGTTACAATCCTCAAAAGTTTCATCCAATAGAACATGCACTTTTTAGCCAAAAAAAACTTTTGGCTCCTTGAAGAGGCAATTGATGACCTGACCTTCCAATTTCATTTTTTACTACTATACAACACTACGGAGCAAGATTGGCCCCTTCAATATTAAACCATCATTTAAAAAATTCAGGGAGTGCTTTTCATTGACTCACAAAAACGTGTGCTGGAGCTCATGGAGAGACAAAAAGGGATACAAAAGTCTACACAAAGAATCTTTACCAGAGGTCAGGTACAACTTGTCATTATACTTTCACAACAACCTATAGTCAGCTAGTCTAATATGATGACCAGGCCAGAGGTGTTATTCACACTATTACATCATGGTTATGAAAGCGTCCTTCTGTAGAGAATTACCTAGTGGGCATCCAAATTATGTTGCCAACGTTTAAAAAATCTCCAAGATAAGTTCACACTCACTTGACAATAAAAATGAAAAAGATAAACTATAATCTGGAGGAGTATTGGAGGATCATAACCCTTTCCCGATGGCCATAAAACTAAAAGTGATATGTAAAAATTAAATAGGAAAATATCCACGTTTCGTCGATAAAGAACATACGCCGATCATAGTATGTCATCGCCAGTTCATCACTGACTCGGAGCTCAATAGCCATACAAATTATTAGTATGATTTATTTTCGTAAGAGATTTTATAGGTAAGTGGCTAAATTAGGTTGTTGTGGAATAGTGGATGAACTTTGTTTTGTTTGAGttaactattttattattttttgcTTGAGAATTTTTAGGGTGCGAAATAAATGCAAGCGTGTGGACACCATCACTGCCACCTACTCATGTTCAATACATAGTAATGATGGTACCGACACAAAATTATTCTATGTCAGGCATACTATATATGAGGATATATCACAATTAGGATGATGTTTATAGAGCCATTTCATGCTTCTCTCTTTTTTAAAACACATGAACAAAAATATGACATCATCCCGAATAACTAAAATTCAATTAACACATAAAAACTATTGCCTTGGTATAACTATTTAGGATGTGGTCTGTTCTATACGGTTTTGGCAAATCCTTTGCGGTAGAAAGTTGGTTTTGAATTCATCAACATTATCGTTACAATCTCAAAATTTGTTTCCACTGAAAGAGGATATGTTTTTTTAGTGAAAATACCTTTCAGCATTGTAAGAATGCGCTTGACAAGTTAGCAGTCTCAACGGAATCATACGTCCACAATACTTCCACTAGTCAGTTTCAAATTTCTTTGTTCATATTAGCAAGAGTAAACTATGCAGTTGGGTAACCCTTCATTATTTTGAAAGTTTTCTAATTTGGCAAGGACTACAGATTCATTGACTGACAAAGTCTTGCTGGTATTCATGTAGAGACAAAAAGGATACGAAAGTCAGAAGCAAGAATCTTCACCAAGGTGAGGTACAACTACTCACTTAATTAGGATGACTTAGCCAGTCAGTCACATATAGACCTTGCTCACACTAGTATAGTAGTACAACACCACACCTATTACCTTCTAGCACATGCAAGCATGCCTTACCTAGTCAGGCACATATGATGATTGTGTTGTTATTAAGTTTATTCACACTAGTACTATAGTACATCACCATAGCTATAACCCTCTAGAAGATGCCTCCACATTCCATTTTGACACTTCCAAATCCTCGACATCATCAAGAACATGCAAGCCttgcacatcatcaatttttactATTAATGTTTTCAGCAACGATTCATTTCTCTAAACCTAAAGGGCCACAAGGTACTATAATGTACAGCCACCCTCTAGATATACAGCGAGCATTTGGAGCTCATTATTCTCATATATTATAATATTAGTTTTGTTAAATTTATTACTACCTCCACATCATCAAGTACATGCAAGTCCTCCTTAGATTTGGAGTTTTTATTTTTCGGCAATAAAAGATATTAACAAGGCAAGAATAGTACTATTTATTCTCATAACAAGAATGTGGAGTGTACTATTTATTCTCATATGTTATATGTTTATTTGATAAATGTATTGCTATTGTCTAGCTTATTTAGAGAAAAGACATTTGGCACTGTAAAAAGGCACTTCACAATTAGTTGACAATCTCAACTGAACCATACGTCCACAATACATCCACTTGACAGTTTCAATTTTGTTTGCTAATAGCACTAGAATATACTCTAATAGGCAACTAGATCATCCCTCTCATATtaatatgccaatttctattctGGGAAGTACCATATATTTATTGACCGTCAAAGTCGTGATAGAATTCATGTAGCAACAAAGACGGATACGAAAGTCTGAAGCAGGAATCTTCACCATGGTGAGCTACAACTGCTCATTCTATAATATGATGATGACTTAGCTAATCAGTCACATATGATGACCGGGTTATTATTCAGTTTATTCACACTAGTATTGGAGTACATAACCACGACTCTAACCTTTGGGAATTATTATTCCTTGACCGGGAGTCATGTATGTATAGACAAAAACAGATACTAAAGTCTGGAGCAAGAATCAGAGATGAGGTACAACTTCTCATTAATTTTATTTTGACAAGAACAACATGagtcagtcagtcagtcagtcaATCCAATAACAGTGTTGTGTATTTCACACTAGTACAAGACGAGGACAAGTTTCTGGAAATGTATCCCTTGACTGAGAAGACCGTGCGGATACATATTCACTACACAGAATAATCGTCCCGCACAAATATATACAAGTGCTTATTTTCGCCGCTCTTCATGAGACATTATTAGCTATCTCAAAACCAACAAGCACCAATTTTGGACTGACAACTTAGCCGATTCAGCCACATATGATAAATGTGCTGTGTTTTTCACACTAGCACGTCACCACAACTAATGTTTGGGACACTATATTTGCAGTTCACAAATGGGTCGTCACACTACACCTTACGACGTATTGGCAAGCtattattttttaatatgattGGCTAATATGCAATGACTTGATTCACACAAGCCTGTCACTCTCAACCCGTTTCCTAACAACTTTATATATGTAACGTCGACTACTCGAGTTGACATTAAACATTTATCTTGGTTAATATGTAGCGCTCAACACAAGTACATGCAAGTGCATATTAACCCTAAACCCTACAAACCCTAAACCTTAAATCCTAATccgtaaaccctaaaccctaaccctaacacaaATTTTGTGGATTCTGGACAACGAGAACTCTTTATTTTAATCTGTATCTTTTTACCAGTAATAGGAATTGGTATTTATCCAGATTTTGTTCTCTCCCTATCCTTTGACAGGGTAGAGGCTCTCTTATCCAATTATTATCCTAAATAGGTTTATTTGTTTTACTCATCTGTTCTATTAATGCAGAAATAAGTAAAAAAAAGTATAGTTAGATCTATCTCGAATTTTTTAGAACCCTTTGAGAACCCATATATACGCGCATACNNNNNNNNNNNNNNNNNNNNNNNNNNNNNNNNNNNNNNNNNNNNNNNNNNNNNNNNNNNNNNNNNNNNNNNNNNNNNNNNNNNNNNNNNNNNNNNNNNNNNNNNNNNNNNNNNNNNNNNNNNNNNNNNNNNNNNNNNNNNNNNNNNNNNNNNNNNNNNNNNNNNNNNNNNNNNNNNNNNNNNNNNNNNNNNNNNNNNNNNNNNNNNNNNNNNNNNNNNNNNNNNNNNNNNNNNNNNNNNNNNNNNNNNNNNNNNNNNNNNNNNNNNNNNNNNNNNNNNNNNNNNNNNNNNNNNNNNNNNNNNNNNNNNNNNNNNNNNNNNNNNNNNNNNNNNNNNNNNNNNNNNNNNNNNNNNNNNNNNNNNNNNNNNNNNNNNNNNNNNNNNNNNNNNNNNNNNNNNNNNNNNNNNNNNNNNNNNNNNNNNNNNNNNNNNNNNNNNNNNNNNNNNNNNNNNNNNNNNNNNNNNNNNNNNNNNNNNNNNNNNNNNNNNNNNNNNNNNNNNNNNNNNNNNNNNNNNNNNNNNNNNNNNNNNNNNNNNNNNNNNNNNNNNNNNNNNNNNNNNNNNNNNNNNNNNNNNNNNNNNNNNNNNNNNNNNNNNNNNNNNNNNNNNNNNNNNNNNNNNNNNNNNNNNNNNNNNNNNNNNNNNNNNNNNNNNNNNNNNNNNNNNNNNNNNNNNNNNNNNNNNNNNNNNNNNNNNNNNNNNNNNNNNNNNNNNNNNNNNNNNNNNNNNNNNNNNNNNNNNNNNNNNNNNNNNNNNNNNNNNNNNNNNNNNNNNNNNNNNNNNNNNNNNNNNNNNNNNAACTTAAccaccatccaaccataggttagTTCGCTACGTGTGCATTCTAGACTTCCTCTTCTTCGCTAGTGGTCGAACCCTTTGTTTTTTAGATTATTGTTGACAAAATCTAACGAAAGCACTATCTCGGTCCTGATTTACTAGTCTCCATCATATTTTGGACTAAAATCTAACGGAAGTAATTACTAAACAAATATTAATTTCACGGTAGTGAATAATAACTAGAATTAATTCCATTTTAGCCTCAAATTTCATGTTTGTGACAAATATTACCCCATTTAGTGAAAGTCCTCATTTTATACCCCATTTAAGTAAACTCGTGCCACACTTTACCCCTTTGAGTGTTTCCCCAATTTTTCTGCTGACTTTACCTTATATTTTTCTCTGTTTTTACTGTATCCCACGAACCGATTGCACCGGACTTGGTCCGCGATCACACACCACACATCGACTGGACATGACATGACCTAGTCGAGCCGCATGGCTCATCCGCATCTCTCCTGCATCGATGGCCGGGGCTCTGTTGGCGCAGACGAGATATTTGCGGTCCGTGTGAGAGCTTGTGCCGCTTGTGCTGGTGTGGGCTGTCCCAAGCGGCAAATCGATCGGCCTGCGTGGAGCAGGTTTTAATGCTCGCGAGCGGCAAATCGGTCTTGTGGTTACTGCGGCGAGGTGATGAAGTGCATGCTGCTAGAGGTCGAGGCGTGCGCGTGTGCTGCTGTACGAGGGCATCCGCGACCTCCCGGACAGCGTCGTGTCGCGAGAGGCAATGCCATGGCCGCCTCATCTCCCAAATAAATATTTCTAAGTTTATACATGAGTCAATACAATAAAATCAGTTAGTTAGTATTTCTATGTTTGTAGGCAATGCCATGAATCTATTAATATAaattgttgactaagtttattAAAAAGTCTACCAAATAAATATAATACGAGCGCATATTTTTAATGGGTGTGGCTATATCTCAATCGACTGAGAGTCGCCATCAAGTGATAGAACATATAAAAGAGAAGAAAtgttttacttttatttttctACACGGATCTTCGTATAGGATTTGACAAATATAGCATTAACTAAGTCTGAGATTTAGCAATCCATATTTCTAATTGGCCTATTAATATTCAGTTAGTACTATATATAGGTGTTGATGTTTTTTTTCTATTCCTACATTAGAAAAAATGATCGACTTGAGTTTATTCAAATTCAGTCGTCGTTCCTGAGTAGTTGTTCATACATACATGACCATATTGGAGTGGGATCAAATTCCAACTATAAAAGCCAAGGAGCAGCTTAAGTCCCAGGCACCACAACGCAGAGAATACAACAGCTTCATACTCGGTTAGCACTAGATTTACACTTCGTCAGACATCTGCTAGCTAGCTCGATCATACACGATGCATGCAAACAAGAGTTCTGCGGTACTAAGCAAGAAGGATGCCGGCGGCGAGGAGGACATCACCGTCGACCTGCATCCATTCATCCGCGAATACAAGGGCGGCCGTGTCGAGCGCTTCCTGAGCAGCTCATACGTGGAAGCGTCGGAGGACGCGGCTGCCAACCGTGGCGTCGCGACCAAGGACGTGGTCGTCCACGAGAGCACCGGCGTGTCCGCACGCCTGTTTCTTCCGGCCGCCGCCGCAGCAACCGGCGACAGGCTCCCCGTCATCTTGTACGTGCACGGAGGATCCTTCTGCACGGAGAGCGCATTCTGCCGCACGTACCACAACTACGTCAGGTCTCTGGCGGCTCGCGCCGGGGCGCTCGTCGTGTCCGTGGAGTACCGTCTCGCGCCGGAGCATCCTGTGCCGGCGGCCTACGACGATGCATGGGCGGCGCTCCAGTGGGTGGCGTCCCTATCCGATCCCTGGCTTTCCGACCACGCCGACCTCGGGCGCACGTTCCTCGCCGGCGACAGCGCTGGCGGCAACATCGTCTACAACACGGCCGTGCGTGCTGCTAGAGGTGGTGGCACTGGCGATCACATCGGCGTGGAGGGGCTTGTCATCGTGCACCCATACTTTTGGGGCGTCGAGCGGCTGTCCAGCTCCGAGCTAGTCTGGGACGGCGTTGCCATGTTTACGCCGGAGCTCATCGACAGGCTCTGGCCGTTCGTTACGGCGGGCCGTCTCGACAAGAATGATCCCCGGGTCAACCCTCTCGACGAGGAGATCACCTCGCTGACATGCCAGCGTATGCTGGTTGCCGTCGCCGAGAAGGACACCTTGCGCGACCGCGGGCGCTGGCTGGCGGCTCGCATGCGCGAGTGCTGCGCGTGGGCCGATGATGATGAGAAGGCGGTAACACTGGTGGAGTCGGAGGGCGAAGACCATGGCTTCCACCTGTACAACCCACTGCGTGCGACGAGCAAGGTACTCATGGAGAGCATAGTGCAGTTCATCAACCAGCGCAC is from Triticum aestivum cultivar Chinese Spring chromosome 1B, IWGSC CS RefSeq v2.1, whole genome shotgun sequence and encodes:
- the LOC123076843 gene encoding uncharacterized protein, giving the protein MHANKSSAVLSKKDAGGEEDITVDLHPFIREYKGGRVERFLSSSYVEASEDAAANRGVATKDVVVHESTGVSARLFLPAAAAATGDRLPVILYVHGGSFCTESAFCRTYHNYVRSLAARAGALVVSVEYRLAPEHPVPAAYDDAWAALQWVASLSDPWLSDHADLGRTFLAGDSAGGNIVYNTAVRAARGGGTGDHIGVEGLVIVHPYFWGVERLSSSELVWDGVAMFTPELIDRLWPFVTAGRLDKNDPRVNPLDEEITSLTCQRMLVAVAEKDTLRDRGRWLAARMRECCAWADDDEKAVTLVESEGEDHGFHLYNPLRATSKVLMESIVQFINQRTALPLPAALLPEPYELHACGGMKMDPCCLPILGVPARPYMDVFGYGMAMKAEFLAELQAKVTTVTAAALTVLVGGDFNLIRSGADKNNNNINWPRVAMFNSAIASMALREVARSGTRFTWTNKQLDPVRSVLDRVFMSPEWEMGFPLCTLVAETRIGSDHVPLIYSSGEERIRRSSRFFFETAWFEVPGFEEIFREKWRVCVDSLGPQRGPMEFWNAVGGRLRASLKGWGANLGRSDKEHRAVILADIAWIDAMADARAILEQEWAHRYDLEGQVEASLRAEEEYWRRRSGLKWILKGDANTKYFQAYANGRHRKCSILRLQSEQGLLL
- the LOC123086143 gene encoding bisdemethoxycurcumin synthase-like, which codes for MGSSSTLSSVREIRRLQRADGPAAILAVGTANPPNCVSQEEYPDYYFRVTKSQHLTGLKKQLKTFCEMTSTEMRYFHHTEELLDAHPEFLYHDKPSLDARLDIAAAAAPELAASAAAKAIAKWGRPATDITHLIVSTNSGMHAPGVDLRLASLLALHASVCRTMLNLNGCSAGAASLRLAKDMAENNRGARVLVACVELTVVNFRGPEEAYPHRLISQAAFGDGAGAVIVGADAVHPVEHALFEMVSASQTTIPATDGVLNMQLTEAGLDGHIFTRELIPLAAQHIEQCLMDAFQPLGIMSDGTKWNDMFFVVHPGIRGIMDHIDGALQLDHGKLAASRTVLRDYGNMLGATLIFVLDEQRRRMEDEGETGEWGVMMGFGPGFTVETMVLHVVASNLHNKN